One genomic segment of Amycolatopsis sp. Hca4 includes these proteins:
- a CDS encoding lipase family protein — protein MTVRTAAIAAALALTLAAAPAVPAAASADSFYSYDGSTPLSSYAPGTVLKTRTLAYHVVGLATPVQAVQLLYRTTDAQGRPAANVTSVVRSITGDTTKAVSYQSAYDSLDPADAPSRAIAGDVTLGGLLPNGESLLLLPSLLLGYNVVVPDTEGQTADFAAGPEYGTNTLDSIRAVTSSAATGMTKATKFGLLGYSGGAIATGWAAALAPSYAPDVDENLVGFTEGGVLVDPAHNLRYVAGSPVWSGVIPMALIGVARSYDIDLRPYASEYGLKVLDELEHASIITALGRYPGLTWQKIAKPEYANPNSVPPFVAAVNKVNIGSAPTPSVPGFIAQGNAGFLEGTTSNLPGIGTGDGVMVAGDVRALARQYCATGNRSTKYTQYDALSHVGGAAAWAPAAIGWLADRFAGKAAPSSCGHIPAGNALDPEQPA, from the coding sequence ATGACCGTTCGCACCGCCGCGATCGCCGCCGCGCTCGCGCTGACCCTCGCCGCCGCTCCGGCCGTTCCGGCCGCCGCGTCCGCCGATTCCTTCTACTCCTACGACGGCAGCACGCCGCTGTCGTCGTACGCGCCCGGGACCGTCCTCAAGACCCGGACGCTGGCCTACCACGTCGTCGGGCTGGCGACTCCGGTGCAGGCCGTCCAGCTGCTCTACCGGACCACCGACGCGCAGGGCCGCCCGGCGGCCAACGTCACCTCGGTGGTCCGCAGCATCACCGGCGACACCACGAAAGCCGTGTCGTACCAGTCGGCCTACGACTCGCTCGACCCCGCCGACGCGCCGTCGCGGGCCATCGCCGGGGACGTCACCCTCGGCGGCCTCCTGCCCAACGGCGAGTCGCTGCTGCTCCTGCCGTCGCTGCTGCTGGGCTACAACGTCGTCGTGCCCGACACCGAAGGCCAGACCGCGGACTTCGCCGCCGGGCCGGAGTACGGCACGAACACCCTCGACTCGATCCGCGCGGTCACCAGCTCCGCCGCGACCGGGATGACCAAGGCCACGAAGTTCGGCCTCCTCGGCTACTCGGGCGGCGCGATCGCGACCGGCTGGGCGGCCGCGCTGGCGCCGAGCTACGCCCCCGACGTCGACGAAAACCTGGTCGGCTTCACCGAAGGCGGCGTCCTCGTCGACCCCGCGCACAACCTGAGGTACGTCGCCGGCAGCCCGGTCTGGTCCGGTGTCATCCCGATGGCGCTGATCGGCGTCGCCCGCAGCTACGACATCGACCTGCGCCCGTACGCGAGCGAGTACGGGCTGAAGGTGCTCGACGAGCTGGAGCACGCGTCGATCATCACCGCGCTCGGCCGGTACCCGGGACTGACCTGGCAGAAGATCGCCAAGCCGGAGTACGCGAACCCGAACTCGGTGCCGCCGTTCGTCGCCGCGGTGAACAAGGTCAACATCGGGTCCGCGCCGACCCCGTCGGTGCCCGGGTTCATCGCGCAGGGCAACGCCGGGTTCCTCGAAGGCACCACGAGCAACCTCCCGGGCATCGGCACCGGCGACGGCGTGATGGTGGCCGGCGACGTGCGGGCGCTGGCCCGGCAGTACTGCGCCACCGGCAACCGATCGACCAAGTACACGCAGTACGACGCGCTCAGCCACGTCGGCGGCGCGGCGGCGTGGGCGCCGGCGGCGATCGGCTGGCTGGCCGACCGGTTCGCCGGGAAGGCGGCGCCGTCGAGCTGCGGCCACATCCCGGCGGGCAACGCGCTCGACCCGGAACAGCCGGCCTGA
- a CDS encoding TetR/AcrR family transcriptional regulator: MQTRLPKGPHSLSREEVARAQRARLVEAVLANVGERGYAATTVGHVTASAGVSRTSFYEQFSGKQAAFLAAYRSVTGEFLDQGVSVAAEAPSPLDAVTACGDFVVGYVRRRPVVARAVLLEIYALGDAGLEAREEMLRASEAVFDRTAVWLRTTEPELPLPPPFTARTVVAATIELLTQAIWLDTGDAYDRARSAIRHTWLLGLYGHRNIPARSG; encoded by the coding sequence ATGCAGACGCGTCTCCCCAAAGGGCCGCACAGCCTCAGCCGGGAAGAGGTGGCGCGGGCCCAGCGCGCCCGGCTGGTCGAAGCGGTGCTGGCCAACGTGGGCGAGCGCGGGTACGCGGCCACCACGGTCGGCCACGTCACGGCGTCCGCGGGCGTGTCCCGCACGTCGTTCTACGAGCAGTTCAGCGGCAAGCAGGCCGCGTTCCTGGCCGCCTACCGGTCGGTGACCGGCGAATTCCTCGACCAGGGTGTGTCGGTCGCGGCCGAGGCGCCGAGCCCGCTCGACGCTGTCACCGCGTGCGGCGACTTCGTCGTCGGCTACGTGCGCCGCCGTCCCGTGGTGGCCCGCGCGGTCCTCCTGGAGATCTACGCCCTCGGCGACGCGGGCCTCGAAGCACGCGAAGAGATGCTGCGGGCGAGCGAAGCGGTGTTCGACCGCACGGCGGTGTGGCTGCGCACGACCGAGCCGGAGCTGCCCCTCCCGCCGCCGTTCACCGCCCGCACCGTCGTCGCCGCGACGATCGAGCTGCTCACCCAGGCCATCTGGCTCGACACCGGCGACGCCTACGACCGCGCCCGTTCGGCCATCCGGCACACCTGGCTGCTCGGCCTCTACGGACACCGGAACATCCCCGCGCGATCCGGCTAG
- a CDS encoding NAD(P)/FAD-dependent oxidoreductase: protein MTDVAGDPYDLVIIGAGPTGLFAAYYAGFRGLSMAVVDSLPEPGGQVTAMYPEKMIYDVGGFAEVRGRDLVEGLVKQAAPFKPKYLLGRKAEKLEPAADGVELTLDGGETLRARAVLITAGIGEFTPRPLPAGDGWLGRGMVHFVPSLAAHAGQHVVVVGGGDSAFDWILALHPVAASVTLVHRRAKFRAAESIVRQARELGTRIITDAEVTRFVEAPDGSLEAVDVAVKGAGDERLPANAVVAALGFTADLGPIESWGLEIHHRAIAVDSTMATARERVYAAGDVAAYPGKVKLIATGFGEAATAVNNIAVALDPDAHLFPGHSSNAE, encoded by the coding sequence ATGACTGACGTTGCTGGGGATCCGTACGACCTCGTCATCATCGGTGCGGGCCCGACGGGCCTGTTCGCCGCCTACTACGCCGGGTTCCGCGGCCTTTCGATGGCGGTGGTCGACTCGCTGCCCGAGCCGGGCGGCCAGGTGACCGCGATGTACCCGGAGAAGATGATCTACGACGTCGGCGGGTTCGCCGAGGTCCGCGGCCGCGATCTGGTCGAAGGCCTGGTGAAGCAGGCCGCGCCGTTCAAGCCGAAGTACCTGCTGGGGCGCAAGGCCGAGAAGCTGGAGCCGGCCGCCGACGGCGTCGAGCTGACCCTCGACGGCGGCGAGACGCTGCGGGCCCGCGCGGTCCTGATCACCGCGGGCATCGGCGAGTTCACCCCGCGCCCGCTGCCGGCCGGCGACGGCTGGCTCGGCCGCGGCATGGTCCACTTCGTCCCCTCGCTGGCCGCGCACGCCGGGCAGCACGTCGTGGTCGTCGGCGGCGGCGACTCGGCGTTCGACTGGATCCTCGCCCTGCACCCGGTCGCGGCGAGCGTGACGCTGGTGCACCGGCGCGCGAAGTTCCGCGCCGCCGAGTCGATCGTCCGGCAGGCCCGCGAGCTGGGCACCCGGATCATCACCGACGCCGAGGTCACCCGGTTCGTCGAAGCGCCGGACGGCTCGCTCGAAGCCGTCGACGTCGCCGTCAAGGGCGCGGGCGACGAGCGGCTGCCGGCCAACGCCGTCGTCGCGGCGCTGGGGTTCACCGCCGACCTCGGCCCGATCGAGAGCTGGGGCCTGGAGATCCACCACCGCGCGATCGCCGTCGACTCGACCATGGCGACCGCGCGCGAACGCGTCTACGCCGCCGGCGACGTCGCCGCGTACCCGGGGAAGGTGAAGCTGATCGCGACCGGCTTCGGCGAAGCGGCGACGGCCGTCAACAACATCGCCGTGGCGCTCGACCCGGACGCCCACCTGTTCCCGGGCCACTCGAGCAACGCCGAATAG
- a CDS encoding trypsin-like serine protease: MTRRLTAVLALILAALVPGTAVAAPAIVGGVAADQPYPFTVSLHTASGKFYCAGALIAPTWVVTAAHCAYGKAPADISLRAGSNDSSQGGEVTPPAEIIVNPAFNTQSPAGDIALLRLPKPVSAAPIGLAAAASPGTATRILGWGQTCPKVNCGAVPTALQQLDTRIVEGTKCTSVFDGTAELCTDNPGGKSGACFGDSGGPEIVREGDQWQLVGVTSRPGNNDPECATAPSIYTSVVAYAPWIAEKTKA, encoded by the coding sequence GTGACCAGGCGACTGACGGCTGTACTGGCCCTGATCCTCGCCGCACTGGTCCCGGGCACCGCCGTGGCCGCCCCCGCGATCGTCGGGGGCGTCGCGGCGGACCAGCCGTACCCGTTCACGGTGTCGCTGCACACCGCGTCGGGCAAGTTCTACTGCGCGGGCGCGCTGATCGCGCCCACCTGGGTGGTGACGGCCGCGCACTGCGCGTACGGCAAGGCGCCTGCCGACATCTCGCTGCGGGCCGGCTCCAACGATTCGAGCCAGGGCGGCGAAGTCACCCCGCCCGCCGAAATCATCGTCAACCCGGCGTTCAACACCCAGAGCCCGGCGGGCGACATCGCACTGCTGCGGCTGCCCAAGCCGGTTTCGGCGGCGCCGATCGGGCTCGCGGCGGCCGCGTCGCCGGGCACCGCCACCCGCATCCTCGGCTGGGGCCAGACGTGCCCGAAGGTCAACTGCGGTGCGGTCCCCACGGCACTGCAGCAGCTCGACACCCGGATCGTCGAAGGCACGAAGTGCACGTCAGTGTTCGACGGCACGGCCGAGCTGTGCACCGACAACCCCGGGGGCAAGTCCGGTGCGTGCTTCGGCGACTCCGGCGGCCCCGAGATCGTGCGCGAAGGCGACCAGTGGCAGCTCGTCGGCGTCACCAGCCGCCCGGGCAACAACGACCCGGAATGCGCGACGGCGCCGTCGATCTACACCTCCGTCGTCGCCTACGCGCCGTGGATCGCGGAGAAGACGAAGGCTTGA
- the glpX gene encoding class II fructose-bisphosphatase produces MMSAAESRREAPDRNLAMELVRVTEAAAMAAGRWVGRGDKIGGDGAAVDAMRQLVSTVSMRGVVVIGEGEKDEAPMLFNGEEVGNGDGPDCDVAVDPVDGTTLMAKGMPNALAVLAVAERGAMFDPSAVFYMEKLAVGPEAAGKVELGAPIAENIRRVAKAKNSSVGDVTVCILDRPRHEQIIKEVREAGARIRFISDGDVAGAIAAARPTTGVDMLIGIGGTPEGIIAACAMKCLGGELQGRLWPKDDAEREKALAAGHDLDRILLNDDLVRGDNVFFCATGVTDGDLLRGVHYREGGATTQSIVMRSKSGTVRMIDGYHRLNKLRAYSSVNFDGHLDAPDDDVVPPLP; encoded by the coding sequence ATGATGTCCGCCGCAGAGAGTCGTCGTGAAGCGCCCGACCGCAACCTCGCGATGGAGCTGGTCCGAGTCACCGAAGCCGCCGCCATGGCCGCCGGCCGCTGGGTCGGCCGCGGCGACAAGATCGGCGGGGACGGCGCGGCCGTCGACGCGATGCGCCAGCTCGTCTCGACGGTGTCGATGCGCGGGGTCGTGGTGATCGGCGAGGGCGAGAAGGACGAAGCGCCCATGCTGTTCAACGGCGAAGAGGTGGGCAACGGCGACGGCCCGGACTGCGACGTCGCGGTCGACCCGGTCGACGGCACCACGCTGATGGCCAAGGGCATGCCGAACGCCCTCGCGGTGCTCGCGGTCGCCGAGCGCGGCGCGATGTTCGACCCGTCCGCGGTCTTCTACATGGAGAAGCTGGCCGTCGGACCGGAAGCCGCGGGCAAGGTGGAGCTCGGCGCGCCGATCGCGGAGAACATCCGCCGGGTCGCCAAAGCGAAGAACAGCAGCGTCGGCGACGTCACCGTGTGCATCCTCGACCGCCCGCGCCACGAGCAGATCATCAAGGAGGTCCGCGAGGCGGGCGCGCGGATCCGGTTCATCTCCGACGGCGACGTCGCGGGCGCGATCGCCGCGGCCCGCCCGACCACCGGCGTCGACATGCTGATCGGCATCGGCGGCACCCCCGAAGGCATCATCGCGGCCTGCGCCATGAAGTGCCTCGGCGGCGAGCTGCAGGGCCGGCTGTGGCCGAAGGACGACGCCGAGCGTGAGAAGGCCCTCGCCGCCGGGCACGACCTCGACCGGATCCTGCTCAACGACGACCTCGTCCGCGGCGACAACGTCTTCTTCTGCGCCACCGGCGTCACCGACGGCGACCTGCTGCGCGGCGTCCACTACCGCGAGGGCGGGGCGACGACGCAGTCCATCGTGATGCGGTCCAAGTCCGGGACCGTCAGAATGATCGACGGCTACCACCGGCTGAACAAGCTGCGGGCGTACTCCTCGGTCAACTTCGACGGCCACCTGGACGCGCCCGACGACGACGTCGTACCCCCGCTGCCGTAA
- a CDS encoding exodeoxyribonuclease VII small subunit, with protein MSETTGEELGYEQARDRLVEVVRELEAGGLSLEQSLALWEKGEKLAKVCERHLEGARERIEAALASVEDDSEQ; from the coding sequence GTGAGTGAAACAACCGGCGAGGAACTCGGCTACGAGCAGGCTCGTGACCGCCTGGTCGAGGTCGTCCGCGAGCTGGAGGCCGGCGGGCTCTCCCTCGAGCAGTCACTCGCGTTGTGGGAGAAGGGCGAGAAGCTCGCGAAGGTGTGTGAGCGCCATCTCGAAGGCGCCCGCGAGCGCATCGAAGCCGCCCTCGCGTCCGTGGAGGACGACTCCGAGCAGTGA
- the xseA gene encoding exodeoxyribonuclease VII large subunit, giving the protein MSTESAQAPASTAEAPWPVRTVARKIGDWIHRLGAVWVEGQVTQVSSRPNTQTAFLTLRDPSADVSMSVTCPNWLIREMEPPLREGASVVVHAKPSYFFGRGTISLRADQIRAVGIGELLARIERLKKLLTAEGLFSAQRKRPIPFLPKGVGLITGRASAAERDVLANAQGRWPHVRIKVLNTAVQGSQAVPQVMRALRIFDADPEIDVIVIARGGGSVEDLLPFSDEALCRAVSAAGTPVVSAIGHEPDTPLLDYVADLRCSTPTDAGKRIVPDLREETERVRQMRDRGRRALHGWVDTQARVLNQIRSRPSLADPLGPIQRRQDDVDVHRERGRRAMLTLLAKDQAELASSRARLTALGPAATLARGYAVVQFVDPQGNLQVLRSVSEVEAGAQLRVRVGDGAIKAVAEGEQE; this is encoded by the coding sequence GTGAGCACCGAGTCCGCACAGGCTCCCGCGAGCACCGCGGAAGCGCCGTGGCCGGTCCGGACCGTCGCGCGCAAGATCGGCGACTGGATCCACCGGCTCGGCGCCGTCTGGGTCGAGGGCCAGGTCACCCAGGTCAGCTCGCGCCCGAACACGCAGACGGCGTTCCTGACCCTGCGCGACCCTTCGGCGGACGTCTCGATGTCCGTGACCTGCCCGAACTGGCTGATCCGCGAGATGGAGCCACCGCTGCGGGAGGGCGCGAGCGTCGTCGTGCACGCGAAGCCGTCGTACTTCTTCGGCCGCGGCACGATCAGCCTGCGTGCCGACCAGATCCGCGCGGTCGGCATCGGCGAGCTGCTGGCCAGGATCGAACGCCTCAAGAAGCTGCTGACCGCCGAGGGCCTGTTCTCGGCCCAGCGCAAGCGGCCGATCCCCTTCCTGCCGAAGGGCGTCGGGCTGATCACCGGCCGGGCGTCGGCGGCCGAGCGGGACGTCCTGGCCAACGCGCAGGGGCGGTGGCCGCACGTCCGGATCAAGGTGCTCAACACGGCCGTGCAGGGCTCGCAGGCGGTCCCGCAGGTCATGCGCGCGCTGCGGATCTTCGACGCCGACCCGGAGATCGACGTCATCGTCATCGCCCGCGGCGGCGGCAGCGTCGAGGACCTGCTGCCGTTCTCCGACGAGGCGCTGTGCCGCGCGGTGTCGGCCGCGGGCACGCCGGTGGTCAGCGCGATCGGGCACGAGCCGGACACCCCGCTGCTCGACTACGTCGCCGACCTGCGGTGCTCGACGCCGACCGACGCCGGGAAGCGGATCGTCCCTGACCTGCGCGAAGAGACCGAACGCGTCCGGCAGATGCGCGACCGCGGGCGCCGCGCCCTGCACGGCTGGGTCGACACGCAGGCGCGGGTGCTCAACCAGATCCGCAGCCGCCCGTCGCTGGCCGACCCGCTGGGCCCGATCCAGCGGCGGCAGGACGACGTCGACGTCCACCGCGAACGCGGGCGCCGCGCGATGCTGACCTTGCTCGCCAAGGACCAGGCCGAGCTGGCGAGCTCGCGGGCCCGGCTGACCGCGCTCGGCCCGGCGGCGACGCTGGCCCGCGGGTACGCGGTCGTGCAGTTCGTCGATCCGCAAGGCAACCTCCAGGTACTCCGCTCCGTCTCCGAAGTCGAGGCCGGTGCCCAGCTGCGCGTGCGGGTGGGTGACGGCGCGATCAAGGCGGTGGCGGAAGGAGAGCAGGAGTGA
- a CDS encoding lipid droplet-associated protein, whose product MKPFPLPLRVAAGLAVSTAERVRELPRQLAGLPVTVVSQVLQASMRVQQHVTELAIKGDNALSSLRPVEDTPSWATFDEDAEPEVPPARPNGAAVAEVPEPRSEINGRVPSAAELEAELGDPWAEEERALAEDHADGENDSEAEPPKTPKPGTPKVDKKTKSETPRTSAAGYEGPAGLTGYDQLTLPQLRARLRQLSIEQLETILDYERAHADRASFTGMLSRRIANARKAEQSKEDGTEDR is encoded by the coding sequence ATGAAGCCATTCCCGCTCCCCCTCCGGGTCGCCGCGGGCCTCGCCGTCTCCACCGCCGAGCGGGTTCGCGAACTTCCCCGGCAGCTGGCCGGGCTCCCGGTGACCGTGGTCAGCCAGGTGCTGCAGGCCTCCATGCGGGTCCAGCAGCACGTCACCGAGCTGGCGATCAAGGGCGACAACGCCCTGTCGAGCCTGCGCCCGGTCGAGGACACGCCGAGCTGGGCCACGTTCGACGAGGACGCCGAGCCCGAGGTGCCGCCCGCCCGGCCGAACGGCGCCGCGGTCGCCGAAGTGCCCGAACCGCGGTCGGAGATCAACGGCCGCGTGCCGTCGGCGGCCGAACTGGAAGCCGAGCTGGGCGATCCCTGGGCCGAGGAGGAACGCGCGCTCGCCGAGGACCACGCCGACGGCGAGAACGACAGCGAAGCCGAACCGCCGAAGACGCCGAAGCCGGGCACGCCCAAGGTCGACAAGAAGACCAAGAGCGAGACGCCGAGGACCAGCGCCGCGGGCTACGAGGGGCCGGCCGGCCTGACCGGCTACGACCAGCTCACCCTTCCCCAGCTGCGCGCCCGGCTGCGGCAGCTGTCGATCGAGCAGCTCGAGACCATCCTCGACTACGAACGCGCGCACGCCGACCGTGCGTCGTTCACCGGCATGCTGTCCCGCCGGATCGCCAACGCCCGCAAGGCGGAACAGTCCAAGGAAGACGGCACGGAAGACCGGTGA
- a CDS encoding 4-hydroxy-3-methylbut-2-enyl diphosphate reductase — MSAASPGIEPAGTPTITGTASGKRVLLAKPRGYCAGVDRAVIAVEKALEVYGAPVYVRKEIVHNKHVVETLRERGAIFVDETSEVPEGALVVFSAHGVSPMVHAEAAERNLRTIDATCPLVTKVHKEVNRFAKDDYDILLIGHEGHEEVEGTAGEAPDKVQLVDTAEDVDKVEVRDPSKVIWLSQTTLSVDETMERVDQLRDRFPNLLDPPSDDICYATTNRQVAVKAMAAECDLVLVVGSTNSSNSKRLVEVALKAGARASYLVDFAHEVDEAWLSGVTTVGVTSGASVPDELVMDLLAWLAERGYGEVNEVTTANEKITFAPPKELRKV; from the coding sequence ATGAGTGCAGCGAGTCCCGGAATCGAGCCCGCGGGTACCCCGACGATCACCGGAACCGCCTCCGGCAAGCGGGTGCTGCTCGCCAAACCCCGTGGTTACTGCGCGGGTGTCGACCGCGCGGTGATCGCCGTCGAGAAGGCCCTCGAGGTCTACGGCGCCCCGGTGTACGTCCGCAAGGAGATCGTCCACAACAAGCACGTGGTCGAGACGCTGCGTGAGCGCGGCGCGATCTTCGTCGACGAGACGTCCGAGGTGCCCGAGGGCGCGCTGGTGGTGTTCTCCGCGCACGGCGTCTCGCCGATGGTGCACGCGGAGGCGGCCGAGCGGAACCTGCGCACGATCGACGCGACCTGCCCCCTGGTGACGAAGGTGCACAAGGAGGTCAACCGGTTCGCGAAGGACGACTACGACATCCTGCTGATCGGCCACGAGGGCCACGAAGAGGTCGAGGGCACGGCCGGCGAGGCGCCGGACAAGGTCCAGCTGGTCGACACGGCCGAGGACGTCGACAAGGTCGAGGTGCGCGACCCGTCGAAGGTGATCTGGCTCTCCCAGACGACGCTGTCGGTCGACGAGACGATGGAGCGCGTCGACCAGCTCCGCGACCGCTTCCCGAACCTGCTGGACCCGCCGAGCGACGACATCTGCTACGCGACGACGAACCGCCAGGTCGCGGTCAAGGCGATGGCCGCCGAGTGCGACCTGGTGCTGGTGGTCGGCTCGACGAACTCGTCCAACTCGAAGCGCCTGGTCGAGGTGGCGCTGAAGGCGGGCGCTCGTGCTTCGTACCTGGTCGACTTCGCGCACGAGGTCGACGAGGCGTGGCTGTCCGGCGTGACAACGGTGGGCGTGACGTCGGGTGCCTCGGTGCCGGACGAGCTGGTGATGGACCTGCTGGCCTGGCTGGCCGAGCGCGGCTACGGCGAAGTCAACGAGGTCACGACGGCCAACGAGAAGATCACGTTCGCGCCCCCGAAGGAACTCCGCAAGGTCTGA
- a CDS encoding DUF6542 domain-containing protein has translation MTAIRDRQSDPDADDVPVAWDERPVVGSRRGLPWWAAVLVGLGLAIVGALLGKPSQGSIPLVFTVCYIAGAVIAVCAVKRRGLFGPMVMPPLVLAVVVPGVILLTSGSQGDDMLSKALNIGTPLINGFPTMAITTGITLLIGFVRIFRERDPDAPKKPGKKTEDDDKRPAAAARPRPAGSNRTGQTPLPPGARRGREGEPPRRPRPPADGERRAPRAGAPAERDPGTRGTRKPPPATRRTPRPEEGDPRRREPRGDAPRRRPRPPEDGRDTPPPRRPSGGRAAPPRRNRPWDEEER, from the coding sequence GTGACCGCGATTCGCGATCGCCAGAGCGATCCAGATGCCGACGACGTCCCCGTTGCGTGGGATGAGCGTCCTGTCGTCGGTTCGAGGCGGGGACTGCCCTGGTGGGCGGCGGTCCTGGTCGGCCTCGGCCTGGCGATCGTCGGTGCCCTCCTCGGTAAACCCAGCCAGGGCAGCATCCCGCTCGTCTTCACCGTCTGCTACATCGCCGGGGCCGTGATCGCGGTCTGCGCGGTGAAGCGCCGCGGCCTGTTCGGGCCCATGGTGATGCCGCCGCTGGTGCTGGCCGTCGTCGTGCCCGGTGTGATCCTGCTGACGTCCGGCTCCCAGGGCGACGACATGCTGTCGAAGGCGCTGAACATCGGCACCCCGCTGATCAACGGCTTCCCGACCATGGCCATCACCACGGGCATCACGCTGCTGATCGGCTTCGTCCGCATCTTCCGCGAGCGCGACCCGGACGCCCCGAAGAAGCCCGGCAAGAAGACCGAGGACGACGACAAGCGCCCCGCGGCCGCCGCACGTCCCCGGCCGGCCGGCTCGAACCGCACCGGCCAGACCCCGCTCCCGCCCGGCGCACGCCGCGGCCGCGAAGGCGAACCGCCGCGACGCCCCCGCCCACCCGCGGACGGCGAACGCCGCGCCCCGCGCGCCGGCGCGCCTGCCGAACGAGACCCGGGCACCCGCGGCACGCGCAAGCCGCCACCGGCCACCCGGCGCACCCCCCGCCCGGAGGAGGGCGACCCCCGCCGGCGCGAGCCCCGCGGCGACGCACCGCGGCGACGTCCGCGCCCGCCCGAGGACGGCCGGGACACCCCGCCGCCCCGCCGCCCGTCCGGCGGCCGGGCCGCTCCGCCTCGCCGGAACCGTCCCTGGGACGAAGAAGAACGCTGA
- a CDS encoding DNA recombination protein RmuC translates to MATVLTTAAIVLAVLLLFAVALLWRLYQDGMRRADAAARLVAAERAKADQQQLALRRYEVAFASISGRGELGEQVLVETARALGLREDLHFTLQTDLGGGGSAKPDMVLRVGGGRTVPVDAKASMATWSEAVETDDPDERLDALRAHVRQIRSRAAELAGKGYQRWADAIYGTIMFVPSDAAVVAAMDTDPELLRWLIDRRVFLCGPTGFGVLASAALFAASDRTLEADVEQVRAGAAAAHRAAGGAVEALNLSSTHLQRFLSARRRELEALETFRSTVAPLSEASGSPAEVPTVRKGDELAAS, encoded by the coding sequence GTGGCGACCGTGCTGACCACGGCGGCGATCGTGCTGGCGGTCCTGCTGCTGTTCGCCGTCGCGCTGTTGTGGCGGCTGTACCAGGACGGGATGCGCCGCGCGGACGCGGCGGCCCGGCTGGTGGCGGCCGAGCGGGCCAAGGCGGACCAGCAGCAGCTGGCGCTGCGGCGGTACGAGGTGGCGTTCGCTTCGATCAGTGGCCGGGGCGAGCTGGGCGAGCAGGTCCTGGTCGAGACGGCCCGTGCGCTGGGCCTGCGGGAGGATCTGCACTTCACGCTGCAGACGGACCTGGGCGGCGGTGGCTCGGCCAAGCCGGACATGGTGCTGCGCGTCGGCGGCGGCCGCACGGTCCCGGTGGACGCGAAGGCGAGCATGGCAACGTGGTCCGAGGCGGTGGAAACGGACGACCCGGACGAGCGGCTGGACGCGTTGCGCGCGCACGTGCGGCAGATCCGCTCCCGGGCCGCCGAGCTGGCGGGCAAGGGCTACCAGCGTTGGGCGGACGCGATCTACGGAACGATCATGTTCGTGCCTTCGGACGCGGCGGTGGTGGCGGCGATGGACACGGACCCGGAGCTGTTGCGCTGGTTGATCGACCGCCGGGTGTTCTTGTGCGGCCCGACGGGGTTCGGGGTGCTGGCCTCGGCGGCCCTGTTCGCGGCGAGCGACCGCACGCTGGAGGCGGACGTGGAGCAGGTGCGGGCCGGAGCGGCGGCGGCCCACCGGGCGGCGGGTGGCGCGGTGGAGGCGTTGAACCTGTCGAGCACGCACCTGCAGCGGTTCCTCTCGGCGCGGCGGCGGGAGCTGGAGGCGTTGGAGACGTTCCGGTCGACGGTGGCGCCGTTGTCGGAGGCTTCGGGGAGTCCGGCGGAGGTGCCGACGGTGCGGAAGGGGGACGAGCTGGCGGCGAGCTGA